The window ACTTTTCCATTTTTCGTCACGCGACGCAATCCTGCCAACCTCTACGACCGCGGCCGCGGCCGCGACGCAAATCCGTTACGGAGTACACCATGAGAACGTACATCCCCAAGCCGAGCACGATCGAGAAGAAGTGGTGGGTGGTCGACGCCAAGGACCAGGTCCTCGGCCGGCTCGCCACCAACGTGGCCCGCGTCCTCTGCGGCAAGCACAAGCCGACCTGGGTCCCCTTCCTGGACACGGGCGACTTCGTCATCGTGGTCAACGCCGCGCAGGTCGTCATCACCGGCAACAAGCTGGACCAGAAGTACTACCGCCGCCA of the Acidobacteriota bacterium genome contains:
- the rplM gene encoding 50S ribosomal protein L13, translated to MRTYIPKPSTIEKKWWVVDAKDQVLGRLATNVARVLCGKHKPTWVPFLDTGDFVIVVNAAQVVITGNKLDQKYYRRHTGYPGGLKEIQAKKLFAAKPETVVKEAVWGMLPKNKLGKKMLSKLKVYAGPDHKHQAQQPEEKKF